A part of Candidatus Nezhaarchaeota archaeon genomic DNA contains:
- a CDS encoding HAD family hydrolase → MCRCEVIEVISFDLTGTLITSEFVDYFWLELVPQLLAKKVEIGIEEAKRIVYSGYHEVGDHDIRWYIPSYWIERFGLGINVVDAIRMARDKLRFYPGVEDVLRSLSMKYRLVISSNLSREFIDVVIEAMNFKGFERVFSCISDLGIISKTVEFYKFISRKLGVPPERVLHVGDDPEKDYENPIRAGMRAILVVWDELVECTTYPHVKGLIELQKLFY, encoded by the coding sequence ATGTGTAGGTGCGAGGTTATTGAGGTCATCTCCTTCGACTTGACCGGGACTCTCATCACTAGTGAGTTTGTAGACTATTTCTGGCTTGAGCTTGTTCCACAATTACTTGCTAAGAAGGTTGAGATCGGTATTGAAGAAGCTAAGCGTATTGTCTACTCTGGTTACCATGAGGTTGGTGATCATGACATAAGGTGGTACATTCCCAGCTACTGGATTGAAAGGTTTGGTTTGGGGATAAACGTTGTTGACGCTATTAGGATGGCTAGGGACAAGTTACGTTTCTATCCTGGTGTTGAAGATGTTCTAAGAAGCTTATCAATGAAGTACAGGTTAGTGATCTCAAGCAACTTGAGTAGGGAGTTCATAGATGTTGTTATTGAGGCCATGAACTTTAAGGGGTTTGAAAGAGTGTTTTCGTGCATATCAGATTTAGGTATCATAAGCAAAACGGTAGAATTCTACAAGTTCATTTCTAGGAAACTGGGGGTTCCGCCTGAAAGAGTTCTGCATGTAGGAGATGACCCAGAGAAGGATTATGAGAATCCCATAAGGGCTGGTATGAGGGCTATCTTGGTGGTGTGGGATGAATTAGTAGAATGCACGACATACCCTCATGTTAAGGGGCTTATTGAACTTCAAAAACTCTTTTACTAG
- a CDS encoding sulfite exporter TauE/SafE family protein, translating into MRSVVEERFTTIPWVMVLISISFTAGLIGSILGIGGGIILIPVLSSFLGVTIKEAAGASLVCIIATGVVSTRRYLSQRLVNTRLALFLETTAVIGAFTGAHLAALAPSSALHIIFSVLLASLAALQLKGARREDDLARLMPPLRAARGDHLAKIFKLSSKYYDAHLKVDVEYNVTNSRLGLMSSLFAGMLSSALGIGGGILKVPIMNRLMGVPIKVSIATSQLMITITGSIGVIAYLSLGLLDTSLVAPMVIGTALGSTLGAMIMNRIKASKIGIAFGILLAYLSYVMLGRGLALAFNVYLPGA; encoded by the coding sequence GTGAGGAGTGTTGTAGAGGAGAGGTTCACCACGATACCATGGGTTATGGTCTTAATCTCGATATCGTTTACTGCAGGTTTAATTGGTTCCATACTCGGCATTGGCGGTGGAATAATATTGATTCCCGTGTTATCATCGTTCTTAGGAGTGACAATAAAAGAGGCAGCTGGTGCAAGCCTTGTATGTATTATAGCTACTGGTGTTGTGAGTACTCGAAGATATTTATCTCAGAGGCTTGTGAATACCAGGCTTGCCTTGTTCTTAGAGACTACAGCCGTCATAGGTGCCTTCACTGGTGCTCACTTAGCTGCACTTGCACCTTCATCAGCTCTCCACATAATCTTTAGTGTACTGCTTGCATCTTTAGCAGCACTTCAGCTTAAAGGTGCGAGGAGGGAGGATGATTTGGCTAGGCTTATGCCACCATTAAGAGCAGCAAGAGGGGACCATCTGGCAAAAATCTTTAAGTTATCTTCCAAGTATTATGACGCTCATCTTAAGGTGGATGTAGAGTATAACGTCACGAATAGTCGGTTAGGGTTGATGTCATCTCTATTTGCTGGGATGCTGTCCAGCGCTCTTGGGATTGGGGGTGGAATCCTCAAAGTACCAATAATGAACAGATTGATGGGTGTGCCCATTAAAGTTTCCATAGCCACAAGCCAGCTCATGATTACGATAACCGGCTCTATTGGTGTGATTGCATACCTTTCTCTCGGCCTGCTTGATACAAGCCTCGTGGCGCCCATGGTCATAGGAACTGCACTTGGCTCAACATTAGGGGCAATGATAATGAATAGGATTAAAGCGTCGAAGATAGGAATAGCTTTTGGCATTTTACTTGCATATCTCTCTTATGTGATGCTTGGTAGAGGCTTGGCCTTAGCATTTAACGTTTACTTGCCAGGTGCATGA
- a CDS encoding 3-hydroxyacyl-CoA dehydrogenase/enoyl-CoA hydratase family protein, with protein sequence MRVLVIGVSTIGHEISEICAIMGHDVTMVDVNDEVLKKAIEKITRSLKKLAEKIALVSPEEVLMKIKITTDLVKAAEEADFVIESVAENVEVKKEVFKILDERCREDVILTTNTSTIPISEIASATSRPDKVIGLHFFNQPMLTRIVEIVRGERTSDETLSKALEFARSIGMDHVLVNKDVPGFLINRINLRILVEALRMLEEGCKPEEIDSAMKYRLGLPIGVLEAVDLNGIDVMYHILNGVARRGMKIKPPRIVEEMVRMGKLGMKTGEGFYKYEEVRGKVRIPANLAYQVNPLRLIAPAINEAAWLIRNEIASKEDIDKATMLGMGHPYGLLEIADSYGLDLVVEMLEKRKQESGLDEYEVDPQLKEMVGARRLGKKTGEGFYRWNYECIEIGPVIYEKRHNYALITMNRPDKLNALNDEMWIGLNKAFLKAEEDKDVRVVVVTGKGRAFCAGDDIAVMCSWQRFLDGKEFFEKVAMPLINTLSRYTKPIISLVNGHAFGGGMELNLLFDVVIASENASFAVPEGLVGALPPIASTLGVALIGRKIAMYCLTGESMDAEVAKALGIVDVVVPHDQLELVGVEYVNKICRVAPLSTKAIKSSMNSLRHIFFSAMLTGMHELIELTPTNDFKEGTRAFIMRTRPRWKGE encoded by the coding sequence TTGAGGGTCTTAGTTATAGGTGTAAGTACAATCGGCCATGAGATATCTGAGATTTGTGCGATTATGGGCCACGACGTCACAATGGTAGACGTCAATGATGAAGTATTGAAGAAGGCTATTGAGAAGATTACGAGGAGCCTCAAGAAGCTTGCTGAGAAGATCGCACTTGTATCTCCAGAAGAAGTTCTCATGAAAATTAAGATAACTACGGATTTAGTTAAAGCTGCCGAAGAGGCAGACTTTGTTATTGAATCGGTAGCTGAAAATGTTGAAGTGAAAAAAGAAGTGTTCAAGATCCTTGATGAGAGATGTAGAGAGGACGTTATATTAACAACGAACACCTCTACGATACCCATATCTGAAATAGCCTCAGCAACTTCAAGACCTGACAAGGTAATTGGACTCCACTTCTTCAATCAACCAATGTTGACTAGAATAGTCGAAATAGTTAGAGGAGAAAGGACAAGTGATGAAACTTTAAGCAAAGCATTGGAGTTTGCTAGGAGCATAGGGATGGACCATGTCCTAGTCAATAAGGACGTTCCAGGCTTCCTCATAAACAGGATAAATTTAAGGATTCTTGTAGAGGCTCTTCGAATGCTTGAAGAGGGATGTAAACCAGAAGAGATCGATAGCGCGATGAAGTATAGACTTGGCCTGCCCATAGGTGTTCTTGAGGCTGTAGACCTCAATGGCATTGACGTGATGTACCATATACTTAATGGGGTCGCAAGAAGAGGGATGAAAATTAAGCCGCCAAGAATCGTTGAGGAAATGGTGAGAATGGGCAAGCTGGGGATGAAGACCGGTGAAGGCTTTTACAAGTATGAGGAGGTTCGCGGAAAGGTGAGAATCCCAGCAAACTTAGCTTATCAGGTAAACCCTCTTAGGTTGATTGCTCCAGCAATCAACGAGGCAGCATGGTTAATTAGAAATGAGATTGCAAGTAAGGAGGACATAGATAAAGCTACGATGCTCGGAATGGGCCATCCATATGGACTACTTGAAATAGCAGACAGTTACGGTCTTGACTTAGTCGTAGAAATGCTGGAAAAGCGAAAACAGGAGTCAGGGCTCGATGAATATGAAGTCGATCCCCAGCTTAAGGAAATGGTTGGAGCAAGAAGATTAGGAAAGAAAACTGGTGAAGGGTTTTACAGGTGGAACTATGAATGCATAGAAATTGGACCAGTTATTTACGAGAAGAGGCATAATTATGCTTTAATAACCATGAACAGACCTGACAAATTAAACGCACTAAATGATGAGATGTGGATTGGATTGAACAAGGCTTTCCTGAAAGCTGAGGAGGATAAGGACGTAAGAGTCGTCGTGGTCACTGGTAAGGGTAGAGCCTTCTGCGCTGGCGACGACATAGCTGTAATGTGCTCTTGGCAAAGATTTCTCGATGGCAAGGAGTTCTTTGAAAAAGTAGCTATGCCCTTAATCAACACACTCTCTAGATACACGAAGCCGATAATATCGCTCGTTAACGGTCATGCCTTTGGCGGGGGCATGGAGCTAAACCTACTTTTTGACGTCGTAATTGCAAGCGAAAACGCCAGTTTTGCAGTTCCAGAGGGGCTAGTAGGAGCTTTACCGCCAATAGCATCAACACTTGGTGTGGCATTGATAGGAAGGAAGATTGCGATGTATTGCTTGACTGGCGAGAGTATGGATGCTGAGGTAGCTAAGGCTTTAGGGATCGTTGATGTAGTCGTTCCTCACGATCAACTCGAATTAGTTGGTGTTGAGTATGTGAATAAGATATGCCGAGTTGCTCCACTCTCCACTAAAGCCATAAAAAGCTCCATGAACTCTTTGAGGCATATCTTCTTTTCAGCCATGCTCACTGGAATGCACGAGCTTATAGAGCTTACACCAACTAATGACTTTAAGGAGGGTACACGAGCTTTCATTATGCGGACAAGGCCGAGGTGGAAGGGAGAATGA
- a CDS encoding acyl-CoA dehydrogenase family protein, producing MNFEPTEEQKLLRRAVREFAEKEVRPYGRLYDEKGEYPWDILRKAAKLGFVAADLPEEYGGSNLDYLSCTIIIEELCRADSGIGSAIMAASLGCPMVKHFGTENQKERYLPRIVRGEAVSAIAITEPECGSDVAAINTRAERTQGGWLLNGTKTFITNGSIADWVVILAKTDPSAGHRGISAFIVETRWEGYEARRIKKMGLNCHDTAEIFLKSVFVPEENLIGYENAGFYQVMYFFNESRVAVAAAQLGMAIGAYERALEYAKQRKAFGKPIIEHQAIAFKLADMFINIEAARHLVYKAAWLISKGRPDPALSSAAKLFASEVAINVTYEAVQIFGGYGYSKDYDVERYYRDARVGTIYEGTSEIQRLIIGRVLAGKIGF from the coding sequence ATGAACTTTGAACCCACGGAAGAGCAGAAGCTATTGAGGAGAGCTGTAAGGGAATTTGCAGAGAAGGAGGTAAGACCTTACGGTAGATTGTACGATGAGAAAGGAGAATATCCCTGGGATATTTTAAGGAAAGCTGCAAAGCTAGGTTTTGTTGCAGCAGATCTCCCTGAAGAATATGGAGGCTCAAATCTCGATTATCTAAGTTGCACCATAATAATAGAGGAATTGTGCAGAGCGGATAGTGGAATAGGTTCAGCAATAATGGCTGCATCCCTTGGTTGCCCCATGGTCAAGCACTTTGGCACTGAAAATCAGAAGGAGAGGTATTTACCTCGAATTGTAAGAGGAGAAGCAGTTTCAGCTATAGCTATAACTGAGCCAGAATGCGGTAGTGATGTTGCTGCTATTAACACAAGAGCTGAGAGAACCCAAGGCGGATGGCTGCTTAACGGCACAAAAACCTTTATAACTAATGGTAGCATAGCAGATTGGGTCGTAATCCTGGCAAAAACAGATCCTAGTGCTGGGCATAGAGGTATATCGGCTTTCATTGTTGAAACAAGGTGGGAAGGCTACGAGGCAAGACGAATAAAGAAGATGGGCCTTAATTGTCACGATACAGCTGAGATCTTTCTTAAAAGCGTTTTTGTCCCTGAGGAGAACCTCATAGGCTATGAGAATGCCGGCTTCTATCAAGTCATGTACTTCTTCAATGAGAGTCGAGTTGCTGTTGCAGCAGCGCAATTAGGTATGGCAATAGGTGCCTACGAGAGAGCCTTAGAGTATGCTAAGCAACGAAAAGCCTTTGGAAAACCAATCATAGAGCACCAAGCAATAGCTTTCAAGCTTGCGGACATGTTCATAAACATTGAAGCTGCAAGACACTTGGTATATAAAGCTGCTTGGCTAATCAGTAAAGGGAGACCTGATCCAGCTTTAAGTTCAGCTGCGAAGCTCTTTGCTAGTGAGGTGGCAATAAACGTAACCTATGAAGCAGTCCAGATATTTGGTGGATACGGCTACAGCAAAGATTATGATGTTGAACGATACTATAGAGATGCAAGAGTCGGAACAATATATGAAGGTACAAGCGAAATTCAGAGGCTGATAATAGGAAGAGTGCTTGCCGGTAAAATAGGGTTCTGA
- the glnA gene encoding type I glutamate--ammonia ligase: MPFRRGLHGLLEPLIRSIPEVLDLLSKDEVKFVDLQFADLAGSLRHVTIPRREVDEDLFKEGAPKLDGSSVKGFSQVHDSDMVLKPDPNTYAIIPWLSEKYKTARFICDVYWGFKRGRLESDPRYIAQRAEEYLRSEGFTTSYWGSEVEFFVFDKTGWDVLNAYRGQSYYIASREAAWNAEASSSYPIRFKEGYLLASPYDTLMEFRFECVKMLEEFFNVYCGAHHREVATAGQQEIDIYRDTLVNMADSIVTLKYVVKNVAKSMNLLATFMPKPIFNDNASGMHIHVSLWKDCQNIFYDPNDSYAELSQLGRYFVGGLKEHAKSLTAITCPTTNSYKRLVPGFEAPVYIVWGKANRSACIRIPAYHKGAKAALTKRVEYRPPDPSANPYLCLAAILAAGLDGIKKKIDPGDPIDENVYLMTPERRRALGIETLPSSLKQAIEELQSDMEYLKPVFTREAMERFVEIINDRYVQVAIRPHPYEFYLYFDS, from the coding sequence TTGCCGTTTAGAAGAGGACTCCATGGCCTACTCGAACCTTTAATAAGAAGCATTCCAGAGGTACTTGACCTCTTAAGTAAAGATGAAGTAAAGTTTGTTGACCTTCAGTTTGCGGACTTAGCTGGCAGTCTCCGTCACGTAACCATTCCACGAAGAGAAGTGGATGAGGACCTCTTTAAAGAAGGCGCTCCAAAGCTAGATGGATCTTCTGTCAAGGGCTTCTCTCAAGTTCATGACTCAGACATGGTCTTAAAACCAGATCCGAACACCTACGCAATAATACCATGGCTTAGTGAGAAGTACAAAACTGCCCGTTTCATATGTGACGTCTACTGGGGATTTAAGCGCGGCAGGCTTGAAAGTGACCCAAGATACATAGCTCAGAGGGCTGAAGAATATCTAAGGAGTGAGGGTTTCACCACATCATATTGGGGCTCAGAAGTAGAGTTCTTTGTTTTTGACAAGACCGGGTGGGATGTGCTAAATGCCTATAGAGGACAATCCTATTACATTGCCTCGAGGGAAGCTGCTTGGAATGCTGAAGCAAGCTCTAGCTATCCTATAAGATTTAAGGAGGGTTACTTGCTAGCTTCACCCTATGACACGCTTATGGAGTTTAGGTTTGAATGCGTTAAAATGCTTGAAGAGTTCTTTAATGTATATTGTGGTGCTCATCATCGAGAAGTTGCAACTGCAGGACAACAAGAAATAGATATCTATAGAGACACGCTGGTCAACATGGCTGACAGTATTGTAACCCTTAAGTACGTAGTTAAGAACGTAGCTAAGTCAATGAACCTCTTAGCAACCTTTATGCCAAAGCCGATATTCAATGACAATGCATCTGGAATGCATATTCACGTAAGTCTCTGGAAGGACTGTCAAAACATTTTCTATGACCCTAACGATAGCTATGCCGAGCTAAGCCAATTGGGAAGATACTTTGTAGGTGGATTAAAGGAGCATGCAAAATCCTTAACAGCAATTACATGCCCAACTACAAACTCTTACAAGAGGCTCGTGCCAGGCTTCGAAGCACCAGTCTACATAGTCTGGGGAAAAGCAAATAGATCGGCATGTATAAGAATCCCCGCCTATCATAAGGGAGCTAAAGCAGCTTTGACAAAGAGGGTCGAGTACAGACCACCAGATCCATCAGCAAATCCTTACCTTTGCTTAGCTGCCATATTAGCTGCCGGTCTAGACGGTATAAAGAAGAAAATAGACCCAGGCGATCCAATTGATGAGAACGTTTACCTAATGACACCGGAAAGGAGGAGGGCTTTAGGCATTGAGACCTTACCAAGTAGCTTAAAGCAGGCTATCGAGGAGCTTCAATCCGACATGGAGTACCTGAAGCCAGTGTTTACACGTGAAGCAATGGAAAGGTTCGTTGAGATAATAAATGACCGTTACGTTCAAGTGGCGATAAGACCTCATCCCTACGAATTCTATTTGTACTTCGACTCTTAA
- a CDS encoding TfuA-related McrA-glycine thioamidation protein, translating into MSKEQKKIVIFTGPSLSHEEARKIFSDPYYMPPIKRGDAIKAFKEGASIMGIIDGLFFQDVAISPRELLHLLDRGVIIVGGGSMGALRAAELDVYGMIGVGEIYKMYKRGEIYSDDEVALIFNPHTLEPLSEPLVNIRCTFKNLINEGVLSCDVAVELLEIARSLHYSQRSYERILELAVNRGIINANMYGRIISSLKILKVDQKKLDAIEVVKKVKEITSLRTTS; encoded by the coding sequence ATGTCTAAAGAGCAAAAAAAGATAGTCATATTCACAGGCCCAAGTTTAAGTCATGAGGAAGCCCGCAAGATCTTTAGTGACCCCTATTACATGCCCCCAATAAAGCGTGGAGATGCAATTAAAGCCTTTAAAGAAGGAGCATCAATCATGGGCATTATAGATGGGCTATTCTTTCAAGATGTTGCCATCTCGCCAAGAGAGCTACTTCACCTCCTAGATAGAGGAGTAATCATAGTTGGTGGAGGGAGTATGGGGGCTCTAAGGGCAGCCGAGCTAGACGTGTATGGCATGATAGGTGTGGGCGAAATATACAAGATGTACAAGAGAGGAGAAATATACTCTGACGACGAGGTTGCACTAATTTTCAACCCTCACACTTTAGAGCCCCTTTCTGAGCCCCTTGTGAATATACGCTGTACCTTCAAGAACCTCATTAATGAGGGAGTACTAAGCTGCGATGTAGCTGTAGAACTACTGGAAATAGCAAGATCTCTCCACTACTCTCAGAGAAGCTATGAGAGGATACTAGAGTTAGCTGTGAATAGGGGCATAATTAATGCCAACATGTATGGACGCATAATCTCTTCTCTAAAGATTCTTAAGGTCGATCAAAAGAAGCTTGATGCTATTGAAGTCGTAAAGAAAGTGAAAGAGATCACATCACTTAGGACCACAAGCTGA
- a CDS encoding transcriptional regulator, which produces MNSKLTIREQIMVLLKTTDRPLTANDIALILGLKDVKPKDIYEHLKHVAKTIKAQSGGKEALVMIPPSCKSCGYTFTGLDRPKKPSKCPNCKSERITPPAFKIISVS; this is translated from the coding sequence ATGAACTCTAAGCTAACGATTAGAGAACAGATAATGGTTTTACTGAAAACTACAGATAGACCCCTCACCGCCAACGACATAGCGTTAATACTTGGACTTAAAGACGTTAAACCGAAGGATATCTACGAACATTTAAAGCACGTCGCTAAAACTATTAAAGCTCAAAGCGGTGGCAAGGAGGCTCTCGTCATGATCCCACCATCATGTAAGAGCTGCGGCTACACCTTCACAGGCTTAGATAGACCAAAAAAGCCGAGTAAATGCCCTAATTGCAAGAGCGAAAGGATAACACCTCCAGCCTTCAAAATAATTTCAGTAAGCTAG
- a CDS encoding YcaO-related McrA-glycine thioamidation protein: MEELKLSSCPKKYLIGTHRALEPEKTLESIKPKLATIGVTRVSDITGLDRVGIPVYSCVRPRASEGAISVYSGKGVTSTLAEISAIMEAIERFSAEVKPQNEYRMVKGSYKELSLRYNVLDPSHLILPSSTPYTRSSTLRWIEGFDIANGEKILVPVSAVFHPYSPNDDLHIFRTNTNGLASGNTLEEAILHGLMEVIERDAWSLAELSKQGGKIIEVPESCQLVKSLMWKFEKESIKVILRNITSDLGVPVIAAVSDDLKLRDPALLTIGFGAHLDPEIAAIRALLEVAQSRLVQIQGIREDAYRASLMRIVGYDKIKQFNKHWFSEDDDAESLFRIPNSSKHDILDEIKLVIDILKKRGFERAIIVNLTRPEVAVPTVRVIVPGLEVYGIDQDRIGSRGRECLKSKKR, from the coding sequence ATGGAAGAATTAAAGTTAAGCAGCTGCCCAAAGAAATACCTGATAGGTACTCACAGAGCTCTTGAACCGGAAAAAACTCTAGAGAGCATAAAGCCTAAGCTCGCTACTATAGGTGTAACTCGAGTATCTGACATAACAGGGCTTGATAGAGTCGGTATTCCAGTATACTCTTGTGTACGACCTAGAGCCTCAGAAGGGGCGATATCAGTCTACTCGGGTAAAGGGGTTACAAGCACACTAGCAGAGATATCAGCAATAATGGAGGCAATAGAAAGGTTTTCAGCTGAAGTAAAGCCTCAAAACGAATACAGAATGGTTAAGGGGTCCTACAAAGAACTTTCATTAAGATACAATGTGCTAGATCCATCACATCTAATATTGCCAAGCTCAACACCTTATACACGCTCATCAACTTTGAGGTGGATCGAGGGGTTTGACATAGCTAATGGGGAGAAGATTCTCGTACCGGTCAGTGCAGTCTTTCATCCATATAGTCCTAACGACGATCTACACATCTTCAGGACCAATACTAATGGTCTCGCGTCTGGAAACACATTGGAAGAAGCTATTCTTCATGGATTAATGGAGGTAATAGAGAGAGATGCTTGGAGTCTAGCAGAGCTTTCTAAACAAGGTGGCAAGATCATTGAAGTGCCTGAGAGTTGCCAGCTCGTCAAGAGTTTGATGTGGAAGTTTGAAAAAGAATCCATCAAGGTAATTCTCCGCAACATAACCTCAGACCTTGGAGTTCCGGTCATAGCCGCGGTATCAGACGACTTAAAGTTAAGAGATCCAGCTCTCTTAACAATAGGCTTCGGTGCACACTTAGATCCTGAGATAGCAGCCATAAGAGCTCTACTCGAAGTTGCCCAGAGCAGATTAGTTCAAATTCAAGGCATTAGAGAGGATGCTTATCGAGCAAGCTTAATGAGAATTGTGGGCTACGACAAGATAAAGCAGTTCAATAAGCATTGGTTCTCTGAGGATGACGACGCTGAAAGTCTATTTAGGATACCTAACTCATCAAAACACGACATTCTAGATGAAATAAAGCTTGTGATCGACATACTCAAAAAGAGAGGATTTGAAAGGGCTATAATAGTAAACCTCACAAGACCTGAAGTCGCGGTGCCAACCGTCAGGGTCATAGTTCCAGGGCTAGAAGTCTACGGCATAGATCAAGACAGGATAGGGTCAAGGGGTAGGGAATGTCTAAAGAGCAAAAAAAGATAG
- a CDS encoding AAA family ATPase → MTLTVAVTGGKGGAGKSVIATNLAVTLSRMGYKVLLVDSDVDNPNDHLFLDVNLRRALPITVFTPGIDLDNCIRCGKCSEVCLERAIMVEGEEPLVILDGACSGCKACFYACPRNAIYDRGRCIGYIHVATRGNLRIMVGELRPTEAKSTLAVNKLVRVVREDVKREKYDFVVIDTSPGVHSAVIQALRIADVAIAVTEPTPLGLSTIKSTIDVLKALKLSWIAFINKSTLSDLYRNELLKTCSEAGAQTTFEMPYDEEVFKINMSYKLLVESEHPLRQVLVSLAEYIVNTCLRNKLNVE, encoded by the coding sequence ATGACCTTGACGGTAGCTGTGACCGGCGGTAAAGGAGGGGCTGGAAAGAGCGTCATCGCAACAAACTTAGCTGTAACACTGTCGAGGATGGGCTACAAGGTCCTCCTCGTGGATTCTGATGTCGATAACCCTAATGATCATCTATTTCTTGACGTAAATTTAAGAAGAGCTTTACCGATTACGGTGTTTACTCCAGGAATAGACTTGGACAATTGTATAAGGTGTGGTAAGTGTAGTGAGGTCTGCCTCGAAAGAGCCATAATGGTTGAGGGCGAGGAACCATTAGTCATACTTGATGGAGCTTGCTCAGGCTGCAAAGCTTGTTTTTATGCTTGCCCTCGAAATGCTATATACGATAGAGGGCGATGCATAGGTTACATTCATGTAGCAACGAGGGGCAATCTTAGAATAATGGTTGGTGAATTAAGACCAACTGAGGCTAAGTCGACTTTAGCTGTAAACAAGTTAGTTAGAGTTGTAAGAGAGGATGTTAAAAGAGAAAAGTATGACTTTGTTGTCATAGATACGTCACCCGGCGTTCATAGTGCAGTTATTCAAGCGTTGAGAATTGCTGATGTAGCTATCGCCGTAACTGAGCCCACACCTCTCGGGCTAAGTACAATAAAATCAACCATAGACGTCTTAAAGGCTCTTAAGCTAAGTTGGATTGCATTCATCAATAAGAGCACGCTATCAGACCTGTATAGGAATGAGCTATTAAAGACGTGTAGTGAAGCGGGTGCTCAAACCACCTTCGAGATGCCATACGATGAAGAGGTTTTTAAAATAAACATGAGTTACAAGTTACTTGTTGAAAGTGAGCACCCATTGCGGCAAGTATTGGTAAGCTTAGCAGAGTACATAGTCAACACCTGCTTACGTAACAAACTAAATGTAGAATAA